From the Malus domestica chromosome 17, GDT2T_hap1 genome, one window contains:
- the LOC103432216 gene encoding putative glucose-6-phosphate 1-epimerase, which translates to MSSGVRERERVFVEHCKGANGLNKVVLREVRGYSAEVYLYGGQVTSWRNEYGEDLLFVSSKATYKSPKAIRGGIPICFPQFGSHGSLEQHGFARNRLWSIDHDPPPFPTNSGNKAFIDLILKPSEEDAKIWPHRYEFRLRVTLGPGGDLMLTSRIRNTNTDGKSFTFTFAYHTYLAVTDISEVRVEGLETRDYLDNLKNRERFTEQGDAITFESEVDKVYLSTPTKIAILDHERKRTFVLRKDGLPDAVVWNPWDKKAKAITDLGDDEYKHMLCVQAACVEKPITLKPGEEWKGRQELSAVPSSYCSGQLDPRKVLLGGS; encoded by the exons ATGTCTTCCGGCGtccgggagagagagagggtgtttGTGGAGCACTGTAAGGGCGCGAATGGCCTTAACAAGGTCGTCCTCAGAGAGGTTCGAGGCTACTCCGCGGAG GTATATTTGTATGGGGGTCAAGTTACATCATGGAGAAATGAATATGGGGAAGATTTGCTTTTCGTTAGTAGCAAG GCTACTTATAAGTCTCCTAAGGCTATCCGTGGCGGAATCCCAATATGTTTTCCTCAA TTTGGAAGTCATGGTTCTCTTGAACAACATGGATTTGCAAGGAATAGACTTTGGAGTATTGATCACGATCCCCCACCTTTCCCAACAAACAGCGGTAACAAGGCTTTCATTGATTTAATCCTCAAACCCTCTGAAGAGGATGCAAAGATCTGGCCTCATAG ATATGAATTTCGCCTTAGGGTAACTTTGGGACCAGGAGGGGATTTGATGTTGACTTCTCGCATCCGAAATACAAACACTGATGGAAAGTCGTTTACATTCACATTTGCCTATCACACCTATCTGGCCGTAACTGATATCAG TGAAGTGCGGGTAGAAGGACTGGAGACACGGGATTATCTGGATAACCTGAAGAATAGAGAGCGATTTACTGAGCAAGGGGATGCAATAACATTTGAGTCTGAG GTGGACAAAGTTTATCTCAGCACGCCTACAAAAATTGCTATTCTGGACCATGAAAGGAAGAGAACATTTGTGTTACGGAAGGACGGGCTTCCAGATGCTG TTGTCTGGAATCCGTGGGATAAGAAAGCAAAGGCAATTACTGATTTGGGGGATGATGAGTACAAGCATATGCTGTGTGTCCAGGCTGCTTGTGTGGAAAAGCCTATTACTTTGAAACCTGGTGAAGAATGGAAAGGAAGGCAGGAACTGTCTGCTGTCCCTTCCAGTTACTGCAGTGGACAACTTGACCCACGGAAGGTACTGCTAGGCGGTTCATGA